In the Enterococcus rotai genome, GAATTTCGGTTTCATTTACAATCCAGTCAAAATTTTCGTATTTTTCCATTTCGTTCTCTTGTGCTACTTCTTCTTTGATCTTTAATATTAGTGGCGAAGAATTATCCTCATTCAAATCTTCTAACTTTTTCCATATAACCCCATCTGAATCATTAAGCCCATCTGCCAGAACTTTAGGCAATGATTTTCTATGAGTAGTATCAGCCACAACATCATAAAATACCATGATATGATGAACAGTATGGGTAGAGTTTATTTCTTTAATAAAAGCATCATATACCCTAGGATTTGAATATACCTTTATACTATAACCAGTTTCTTCTAAAAATTCTCTACACAGTGTTTCCGTTAAACCTTCAAAATCTTCTTGGCTTCCTCCTGGAATATCGAATCTGTTTTTATATGGTCCTGCATTTTTCTTTATACACATTAGATAATTTTTTTTTTTGCTAACGCCATAAACACCAAAATGAGTACTAACACTACCACTATTGCTATTTTTCATAGTTTTCACCTATATTTCTAAATATATTTTCTTCTCTCAAAGATGAAATTAAGTATACACTAAAACCATCTAACTTAGCATATTTTTTTGAAATACTCTTATATGCTTGCTTATTTCTTTGTACAGTTAAATTTGCTACATCATGTATTAGTTTATTATTTTTAGGCTTTGAAATTTGAATTAGAGTGAAATTAACAGATATATTATTTTGGGATGATATTTCCATGCATGCTTCCCCTGTCGTTCCAGATCCAGCAAATATATCCAAAATTCGATCACCATCTTCTACAAAAATAGAAAAAAGCGATGTTAACAAATTCACGGGTTTGGGATAATTCGTCACTACCTGATTATTAAAAAGTTTATTTATGTGGTTCCTAGCACTAGCTTGATTACTGCCTATAAGATC is a window encoding:
- a CDS encoding NUDIX hydrolase, with product MKNSNSGSVSTHFGVYGVSKKKNYLMCIKKNAGPYKNRFDIPGGSQEDFEGLTETLCREFLEETGYSIKVYSNPRVYDAFIKEINSTHTVHHIMVFYDVVADTTHRKSLPKVLADGLNDSDGVIWKKLEDLNEDNSSPLILKIKEEVAQENEMEKYENFDWIVNETEIL